Proteins encoded in a region of the Rutidosis leptorrhynchoides isolate AG116_Rl617_1_P2 chromosome 9, CSIRO_AGI_Rlap_v1, whole genome shotgun sequence genome:
- the LOC139865995 gene encoding glucose-6-phosphate isomerase 1, chloroplastic-like: protein MASISGLCSSSASNSIPKSRSLSKPQFSELPKPSFSVTFTNKLTSSGLLTYSVARDVVSKTSASTSDGSHVPVKKGLETDPKLLWERYTEWLYQHKELGLYLDVSRIGFTDEFVKEMEPKFMKAFKDMEDLEKGAISNPDEGRMVGHYWLRNPKLSPNSFLRLQIENTLESICSFSDDIIGGKIKPPSSPEGRFTQILSVGIGGSALGPQFVAEALAPDNPPLKIRFIDNTDPAGIDHQIAQLGAELASTLVIVVSKSGGTPETRNGLLEVQKAFREAGLNFAKQGVAITQENSLLDNTARIEGWLARFPMFDWVGGRTSEMSAVGLLAAALQGINIKEMLTGASLMDKANRIPVVKNNPAALMALCWYWASDGVGSKDMVVLPYKDSLLLFSRYLQQLVMESLGKEFDLDGNRVNQGLAVYGNKGSTDQHAYIQQLREGVHNFFATFIEVLRDRPPGHDWELEPGVTCGDYLFGMLQGTRSALYANGRESVTVTVQEVTPRSVGALIALYERAVGIYASLVNVNAYHQPGVEAGKKAAGEVLALQKRVLSILNEASCKDPVEPLSIEEVADRCHAPEDIEMIYKIVAHMAANDRAIIAEGDCGSPRSVKVFLGECNVDELYE, encoded by the exons ATGGCATCAATCTCAGGTTTATGCTCATCATCAGCATCTAATTCAATCCCTAAATCACGCTCACTGTCAAAACCACAGTTTTCCGAGCTTCCAAAACCCTCATTTTCCGTTACTTTTACTAACAAACTTACCAGCAGCGGACTGCTAACGTATTCCGTTGCTCGAGATGTCGTTTCGAAAACTTCCGCCAGTACGAGCGATGGATCGCATGTGCCGGTGAAGAAAGGATTGGAGACTGATCCTAAATTACTGTGGGAGAGATACACAGAATGGTTGTATCAACATAAGGAATTAGGGTTGTATTTGGATGTGAGTCGGATCGGGTTTACGGATGAGTTTGTGAAAGAAATGGAGCCTAAGTTTATGAAGGCGTTTAAGGACATGGAAGATTTGGAAAAGGGGGCGATATCGAATCCGGATGAAGGGAGAATGGTTGGACATTATTGGCTTAGGAACCCTAAGTTGTCACCTAATTCGTTTTTGAGGTTGCAGATTGAGAATACACTTGAATCCATTTGTTCGTTTTCGGATGATATTATTGGTGGTAAG ATAAAGCCCCCTTCTTCACCAGAGGGTCGGTTCACACAAATACTTTCAGTTGGAATTGGAGGTTCAGCTCTTGGACCACAGTTTGTTGCCGAGGCTTTAGCACCCGATAATCCTCCTCTCAAG ATAAGGTTCATCGACAATACAGATCCAGCTGGTATTGACCATCAAATTGCTCAACTTGGTGCAGAATTAGCATCTACACTTGTAATAGTGGTTTCAAAG AGTGGTGGCACACCAGAAACGAGGAACGGGTTGTTGGAAGTACAAAAGGCGTTTCGTGAAGCTGGACTGAACTTTGCAAAACAG GGTGTTGCGATTACACAAGAGAATTCACTACTAGACAACACTGCAAGGATCGAAGGTTGGTTAGCTAGATTTCCAATGTTTGATTGGGTCGGTGGAAGAACTTCTGAAATGTCCGCTGTCGGTCTACTCGCTGCTGCGCTTCAG GGAATCAACATTAAAGAAATGCTTACTGGTGCATCACTAATGGATAAAGCAAACAGAATCCCTGTg GTCAAGAACAACCCTGCAGCATTGATGGCATTATGCTGGTACTGGGCTTCTGATGGTGTAGGATCAAAG GATATGGTGGTACTACCGTACAAGGATAGCCTCCTATTATTCAGCAGATATTTACAGCAGTTGGTCATGGAGTCCCTCGGGAAGGAGTTTGACCTCGATGGCAATAGG GTAAATCAAGGTCTTGCTGTGTATGGAAATAAAGGGAGCACAGATCAGCATGC GTACATTCAGCAACTGAGAGAGGGTGTGCATAATTTCTTTGCAACATTCATCGAAGTATTACGTGATAGACCCCCCGGTCACGATTGGGAGCTCGAACCAGGGGTCACTTGTGGTGACTATTTGTTTGGAATGTTACAG GGAACAAGATCCGCTTTGTACGCAAATGGGAGGGAGTCTGTTACAGTGACGGTGCAAGAAGTGACACCTAGATCGGTAGGCGCTCTAATTGCACTTTATGAACGGGCGGTTGGTATTTATGCATCACTTGTAAACGTCAACGCTTACCATCAACCTG GAGTTGAAGCCGGTAAGAAAGCAGCAGGAGAAGTCTTGGCTCTACAGAAGCGGGTTCTTTCCATTCTAAATGAAGCCAG CTGTAAGGACCCAGTTGAACCATTATCAATCGAGGAAGTAGCAGATCGCTGCCATGCTCCCGAAGAT ATTGAAATGATCTACAAGATTGTTGCACACATGGCTGCCAATGATCGAGCTATTATTGCTGAAGGCGACTGTGGTTCACCTCGAAGTGTCAAAGTTTTCCTTGGGGAGTGTAATGTTGATGAGCTATACGAATAA
- the LOC139869267 gene encoding cell division control protein 2 homolog A-like, which yields MEQYEKLERLGEGTYGAVYKVRHKKPNEIVAVKMFFSKEDDKGCLSTAIREITLLKLVKHENVIRVHDVVCDGKVYLLLEYLDFDLRTYMKSCPEFSKNLTLVKMILYQILCGIACCHSHRVVHRDLKPGNLLIDRKNNVVKIADFGLARNVHFKIRSLTKDVGTLRYMAPEVLLGSRMYYTPVDVWSVGCIFAEMVIGKPLFKGKTEIDQLFRIFKILGTPEEDTWPGVTSYPRFDSNVQRCPRKDLASVVPNLDENGLDLLSKMLYMDPDKRITAQAALEHEYFKDIRTCTTRFANSLQKHYAKYLERLIGEELRDKVTACDPYKIIVFVETSNVSKMG from the exons ATGGAGCAG TATGAGAAGCTTGAGAGGCTTGGTGAAGGAACATATGGTGCGGTTTACAAAGTACGTCACAAAAAACCCAATGAAATTGTTGCCGTGAAGATGTTTTTTTCGAAAGAAGACGATAAGGGATGCTTAAGCACGGCTATTAGAGAGATCACCTTGTTAAAACTGGTGAAACATGAAAATGTCATTAG AGTGCATGATGTTGTGTGTGATGGAAAAGTGTATCTGCTTCTTGAGTACCTAGACTTCGACTTGAGGACATAcatgaaatcttgtccagagttCTCAAAGAATCTTACTCTCGTAAAA ATGATCTTATATCAAATATTGTGTGGAATTGCTTGTTGTCATTCTCATCGAGTGGTGCATAGAGATCTAAAGCCTGGTAATTTGTTGATAGATCGTAAGAACAATGTTGTCAAAATTGCAGACTTTGGTTTGGCCAGGAATGTTCATTTTAAAATCAGATCTTTAACAAAAGAT gtgGGGACACTGCGGTATATGGCACCAGAAGTTCTTCTTGGATCCCGTATGTATTACACCCCCGTTGATGTGTGGTCAGTTGGATGTATATTTGCTGAGATGGTGATTGGGAAACCACTTTTTAAAGGAAAAACTGAGATTGATCAGCTGTTTCGTATTTTTAA AATATTAGGAACTCCAGAAGAAGACACATGGCCCGGAGTGACTTCTTATCCTCGTTTCGATTCAAACGTTCAAAGGTGTCCAAGGAAG GATCTTGCAAGTGTTGTTCCAAATCTTGATGAAAATGGCCTTGATCTTTTAAGT AAAATGCTTTACATGGACCCCGACAAGAGAATTACAGCGCAGGCTGCACTGGAGCATGAATACTTCAAGGATATCAGGACATGTACG ACAAGATTTGCAAACTCCTTGCAGAAGCATTACGCAAAGTATCTGGAGAGATTGATCGGTGAGGAATTAAGGGATAAAGTGACAGCTTGTGACCCTTACAAAATTATTGTATTTGTAGAAACAAGTAATGTATCAAAAATGGGGTAA